From the genome of Cydia strobilella chromosome 21, ilCydStro3.1, whole genome shotgun sequence, one region includes:
- the LOC134750923 gene encoding uncharacterized protein LOC134750923, whose amino-acid sequence MDLSIGEMDVCDDEQLDTKKSYKCGYELLDNLNLVYNSSNSIFIFWNKYQLFLYENMNFEEATRIFTPEFVVHQIIISNNYLICLDCRGNVHVTSLKFKNTQKRLKTSFLPRERNILGFVEYGEYVVSLKAESDTYFLCLNRINSDFQAKRKIPIYYKGETGLPQKTSQDKCLLTVSKVNSHDEGIKQLFSINLVLKDTNVVIMSFDRMNVFACLFSSNMVQDDIQLIKLYSCPSEICNIQAIWLEELNVIIVLKSGTILKLSLQTATQMVVPIHLNTEVNKFMLLKDTLIYTDGLSMWKTENTFSKITFKQYFLRQVKDFVRVGDQLICTTFSKLVYVIPDDDVSYLEPESEHCPAEKLLNNSEYLYRLLEEVDRNNELIEKLNEEGNYITALALSNRQDLMDSILKNTITVYEHYEDAVKENPDLTTTEDLEEYFKAESIYFLIKMRVMQMEHLVNQVISQLFKNSKIHMSLFSEDKLLKTNSLNVSDSFYKINVLIPLDYRTMTNVSVVKVNIKIVTHLPGAFDSKEPMWTTLYSKEIILNSEHFIKTDLISSRPRSFKEPQQTIDDMIAKTASNQHGNLFKFIDTTNISGSELSMYVKLPMNYAEIFKNQELLSSLNTRKAEYLSKQLSSEEFLKSNCNLTFEIGRHKLDVEIVTDDTPVLKVSGADISKVLGVRNFFANLLHGDYKTTGSDIQFIDYAFYTNVENLQKTIKDSMENPHTENLEDLAEQLQKIIGNLPI is encoded by the exons atggATTTAAGCATTGGTGAAATGGACGTCTGTGATGATGAACAATTAGATACGAAGAAATCCTACAAATGTGGTTACGAATTATTGGACAATTTAAACCTAGTGTACAACTCATCAAATTCAATCTTCATCTTCTGGAATAAGTACCAGTTATTTCTGTACGAAAATATGAATTTTGAAGAAGCTACAAGAATATTCACTCCAGAGTTTGTTGTGCATCAGATTATAATATCgaataattacttaatttgcCTAGACTGTCGTGGAAATGTGCACGTAACTTCgcttaaattcaaaaatactcAGAAACGTTTGAAGACAAGTTTTTTGCCGCGAGAACGGAACATTTTAGGATTCGTTGAATATGGTGAATATGTAGTGAGTTTAAAGGCAGAATCAGACACTTATTTTCTGTGTTTAAATAGAATCAACAGTGATTTCCAAGCAAAAAGAAAGATCCCAATTTATTATAAAGGTGAGACTGGGCTACCACAGAAAACTAGTCAAGATAAATGCTTGCTAACTGTTTCCAAGGTTAATAGCCATGATGAAGGGATAAAGCAACTGTTTAGCATTAATCTTGTACTGAAGGATACAAATGTTGTAATTATGTCCTTCGACAGAATGAATGTATTTGCCTGTTTATTCAGTTCTAACATGGTGCAAGATGACATTCAGTTGATCAAGCTTTACTCATGTCCGTCTGAAATATGCAATATCCAAGCCATATGGTTGGAAGAACTTAATGTGATAATAGTTCTCAAATCCGGAACCATTTTAAAGCTTTCGCTTCAGACAGCAACACAAATGGTTGTTCCAATCCATTTAAACACTGAAGTTAACAAGTTTATGTTACTTAAAGATACATTAATATATACGGATGGTCTTTCTATGTGGAAAACCGAAAACACTTTTTCAAAAATAACTTTCAAACAATATTTCCTCAGGCAGGTTAAGGACTTTGTCAGGGTCGGAGACCAATTGATCTGCACCACATTTTCGAAACTCGTATATGTTATACCAGATGATGACGTAAGTTATCTAGAACCAGAATCGGAGCACTGTCCGGCTGAGAAATTATTAAACAATTCTGAATACCTGTACAGGTTGTTAGAAGAAGTGGATAGAAACAATGAATTGATTGAGAAACTCAATGAGGAAGGGAATTACATCACAGCATTGGCCTTATCTAACAGACAAGATTTAATGGACAGCATTTTGAAAAACACAATCACTGTTTATGAGCATTATGAGGATGCTGTCAAAGAAAATCCAGATTTAACAACAACTGAGGACTTAGAAGAGTATTTCAAAGCAGAATCAATTTACTTTCTCATAAAAATGAGAGTAATGCAAATGGAGCATTTAGTAAATCAAGTTATATCAcaactgtttaaaaattcaaAGATACACATGTCACTGTTTTCTGAAGACAAGCTATTGAAGACTAACAGCCTTAATGTATCAGactcattttataaaataaatgtgttaaTACCTCTAGATTACAGAACTATGACAAATGTGTCAGTTGTTAAAGTAAACATCAAAATAGTCACTCATCTGCCGGGGGCTTTTGATTCTAAAGAACCAATGTGGACAACACTGTACTCAAAAGAAATTATTCTAAACTCTGAACACTTCATCAAAACAGATTTAATCTCAAGCAGACCAAGAAGTTTCAAGGAACCTCAACAGACAATTGATGACATGATTGCAAAAACTGCCAGTAATCAACATGGAAATCTTTTTAAATTCATCGATACAACAAATATATCAGGTTCAGAATTATCCATGTATGTTAAATTGCCAATGAATTAcgctgaaatatttaaaaaccagGAACTACTCAGTAGTTTAAATACAAGAAAAGCGGAGTATCTATCAAAACAACTTTCTTCAGAAGAGTTCTTGAAATCGAATTGTAACCTAACTTTTGAAATTGGAAGACATAAACTGGACGTTGAGATAGTAACAGACGATACCCCGGTACTAAAAGTGTCTGGTGCTGATATAAGCAAGGTGTTGGGTGTACGAAACTTCTTTGCCAATTTACTTCATGGAGATTACAAGACAACTGGATCTGATATTCAGTTTATAGATTATGCTTTTTATACCAATGTTGAG aatttgcAAAAGACCATCAAAGACAGCATGGAGAATCCACACACAGAGAATCTTGAAGACTTAGCTGAACAGTTACAGAAGATAATAGGGAATTTGCCAAtttga
- the LOC134751201 gene encoding probable enoyl-CoA hydratase, which produces MRMLIKKVASASNLSFIRLSAIRLSSSDAKAKSQDKESPKPELEEAAVKKNIVVEKYGGVMTLNIDRQTTRNSLDEPTLREMAAAIDAFDKDAEAKVLVFNGEGGSFCSGFDMDEMNEKGYYTLKDAASRLLRRPLCDKPTIAAVTGFAVAEGFELALACDLRVIEDTAVMGFLGRRFGVPSTLYGGRRLTSLIGLSQALDLLMTGRLISGTEAHQKGLAAKVTATGTALGESIKLAKSITKFPQNALMMDKLAAVNSQLNPNSEESMRDEAVMQSLLGAALEDLKEGVKKFQDGVGKHGKFHNLTEVSLEDWELENTVEETVVTHDTDKKK; this is translated from the exons ATGAGAATGCTAATAAAGAAAGTGGCTTCGGCCTCAAATCTATCGTTCATTCGGTTAAGCGCAATAAGATTGAGCTCCAGCGATGCAAAAGCCAAGTCTCAAGATAAAGAAAGTCCTAAGCCGGAGCTAGAGGAAGCAGCGGTAAAAAAAA ATATTGTAGTTGAAAAGTATGGCGGTGTAATGACTCTGAATATAGACCGTCAGACAACTCGCAACAGTCTGGACGAGCCCACACTGCGGGAGATGGCTGCGGCGATAGATGCGTTTGACAAGGACGCTGAGGCCAAAGTGCTGGTGTTCAATGGAGAGGGTGGCTCGTTCTGTTCCGGGTTTGATATGGACGAGATGAATGAGAAGGGGTATTACACGCTAAAAGATGCTGCT TCACGGCTCCTGCGGCGCCCTCTATGTGATAAACCGACTATAGCCGCCGTCACTGGATTTGCTGTGGCTGAAGGTTTTGAATTAGCGCTGGCGTGCGACCTGCGAGTCATAGAAGATACCGCTGTTATGGGGTTCCTCGGCCGTAGGTTCG GAGTACCTTCAACACTGTACGGCGGCCGAAGACTAACATCACTCATTGGTCTGTCACAAGCTTTAGACTTGCTTATGACTGGCAGACTCATCTCTGGGACAGAAGCCCATCAAAAAGGCCTGGCTGCTAAAGTCACGGCTACCGGCACAG CCCTAGGAGAATCAATAAAGCTGGCCAAGTCCATAACGAAGTTCCCTCAAAACGCGCTGATGATGGACAAGTTAGCCGCGGTTAACTCCCAGCTGAACCCGAACAGTGAAGAGTCCATGCGGGACGAGGCGGTCATGCAGAGTCTACTGGGCGCTGCTCTGGAAGACTTGAAGGAGGGCGTCAAGAAATTCCAAGATG GAGTCGGCAAGCACGGGAAGTTCCACAATCTGACAGAGGTTTCCCTAGAAGATTGGGAGCTAGAAAACACGGTCGAAGAGACTGTGGTCACGCACGACACAGATAAGAAGAAATGA
- the LOC134751302 gene encoding derlin-1-like, whose product MTEFRDWYYGIPFFTRYWLSLTVGLSILAKFNLLDFRYLILDIGAFINRFHLWRPATALFYYPITPSTGFHFLVNCYFLYSYSERLETGIFAGKPADYFTMLIFNWLVCIGIGVLVGLSYVMDPMVISVLYVWCQLNKDVIVSFWFGTRFRAMFLPWVLLAFNVIVNGGGVEEFLGILVGHLAFFLIFKYPQEFGGPALLTPPAILKKYFPDFRRPNNFGPAAAAHTRAPVPAGHQWGHGQTLGGL is encoded by the exons atgACGGAATTTAGAGACTGGTATTATGGAATACCCTTCTTCACTCGTTACTGGTTATCTTTAACTGTTGGACTCAGTATATTAGCCAAATTTAATCTTCTCGACTTCAGGTATTTAATTTTGGATATTGGCGCCTTCATCAACAGATTCCAT ttatggAGACCAGCAACAGCACTATTCTACTATCCCATCACCCCATCCACTGGGTTCCACTTCCTCGTGAACTGTTACTTCCTGTACAGTTATTCCGAGCGGCTGGAGACCGGGATCTTCGCTGGCAAGCCGGCTGACTACTTTACCATGCTGATCTTTAATTGGCTAGTCTGCATTGGTATTGGGGTTTTAGTTGGATTAAGT TACGTAATGGACCCGATGGTGATCTCAGTGCTGTACGTGTGGTGTCAGCTGAATAAGGACGTGATTGTGTCCTTCTGGTTTGGGACGCGGTTCCGCGCCATGTTCCTGCCGTGGGTCCTGCTCGCGTTCAACGTTATCGTCAATGGAGG TGGCGTTGAAGAGTTCCTGGGCATCCTGGTGGGCCACCTGGCCTTCTTCCTCATCTTCAAGTACCCGCAGGAGTTCGGCGGACCCGCCTTACTTACACCACCTGCTATTCT caAGAAGTATTTCCCTGACTTCCGTCGCCCGAACAACTTCGGTCCTGCAGCAGCAGCACATACCAGAGCCCCCGTCCCCGCAGGACACCAGTGGGGCCACGGGCAAACCCTAGGAGGCCTCTGA
- the LOC134751303 gene encoding derlin-1-like, with translation MTEFNEFYYGIPFFTRYWLTATVVISILAKFGFFNPLHLILLWTPFYSEFQIWRPLTALFYFPPSFPFLVNCYFLYSYSERLETGMFAGKPADYFTMLVFNWLVCVVIGFLINMPLLMIPMVISVLYVWCQLNKDVIVTFWFGTRFRAMYLPWVLFAFNLIVSGGGIAEFIGILVGHLAFFLLFKYPQEFGGPTLLSPPAIVRKWFPNSRTTVTGFGRPEQARARSPARGQRNWGTGYTLGGN, from the exons atgacTGAATTTAATGAGTTCTACTACGGAATACCATTCTTTACACGATATTGGTTGACTGCCACTGTAGTGATCAGTATTTTAGCTAAATTCGGTTTCTTCAATCCATTacatttgattttattatggACGCCGTTCTATTCCGAGTTCCAA ATATGGCGCCCTCTTACAGCTCTATTCTACTTCCCTCCGAGCTTCCCGTTCCTTGTGAACTGCTACTTCCTGTACAGCTACTCAGAGCGACTGGAGACGGGCATGTTCGCCGGCAAACCCGCCGACTACTTTACCATGCTAGTGTTCAACTGGCTGGTGTGTGTGGTTATTGGATTCTTGATTAATATGCCG CTATTAATGATCCCGATGGTGATCTCAGTGCTGTACGTGTGGTGCCAGCTGAACAAGGACGTAATAGTCACCTTCTGGTTCGGGACGCGGTTCCGCGCCATGTACCTGCCGTGGGTGCTGTTCGCGTTCAACCTTATTGTCAGTGGAGG tggAATCGCCGAATTCATCGGTATCCTGGTGGGCCACCTGGCCTTCTTCCTACTCTTTAAGTATCCTCAGGAGTTCGGCGGACCCACGCTGCTCTCACCACCAGCTATTGT ACGGAAATGGTTCCCCAACTCGCGGACGACGGTGACCGGATTCGGGCGCCCCGAGCaggcgcgcgcgcgcagccccGCGCGGGGCCAGCGCAACTGGGGCACGGGGTACACGCTCGGGGGAAACTGA
- the LOC134751189 gene encoding NADH dehydrogenase [ubiquinone] 1 beta subcomplex subunit 9, producing the protein MAGALPLGIRTHSQRVCSLYKRALRNVEAFYDRRDVYRYQAVLLRDRFDKNAKIQDMRKAAQLLKEGEEELFLQQHPIPKKFAESPGGVAYEREVEPPDWVLDYWHPLEKAQYPEYFKRREQRKKEFIAMWEKQYGKHEEKPHH; encoded by the exons ATGGCAGGCGCACTGCCTCTTGGGATTAGGACTCACTCTCAAAGAGTTTGCAGCCTTTACAAAAGGGCTCTGCGTAATGTTGAAGCGTTTTACGATAGACG TGATGTATACCGTTACCAGGCCGTGCTGCTGCGTGACCGCTTTGACAAGAATGCCAAGATCCAGGACATGCGGAAGGCGGCTCAGCTCCTGAAGGAGGGTGAAGAGGAGCTCTTTCTGCAACAGCATCCCATTCCTAAGAAGT tTGCCGAGAGTCCTGGCGGCGTGGCCTACGAGCGTGAAGTGGAGCCCCCAGACTGGGTCCTGGACTACTGGCACCCGCTCGAGAAGGCACAGTATCCCGAGTACTTCAAGCGGCGCGAGCAGCGGAAGAAGGAGTTCATCGCCATGTGGGAGAAGCAGTACGGCAAGCACGAAGAGAAACCACACCATTAA
- the LOC134750819 gene encoding uncharacterized protein LOC134750819, producing the protein MDPNPLIIMGDFNLPDLKWPLDDVDTDKYNTLHANFLDMFVNSNLNQLVTEITRKRNSEESLLDLIMCNEENLCTKVQYYPNIGKSDHLVLLATLQIELKSNRRTCTQQVRRNFFKADFQEIMNTINTSDCTDTVNIDEAWKQFRSKSHTAIEAHVPLSTKNKKINVNKPWITKQVLEQVENKLKLWKEYKSNGCEKSYKAYRTENNKLVTLVRKLRAEFERGVVNCGPKSFYSYIRKQLSSEVSVPPSLRDEKGDITNDQKVVAELFADQFEKSFVREPAHMDIPDVQMPRVENSIESVCFTPGNVAKTLATFSDSTSMGPDTLPSIFLKKCSSVLVHELAYIMNLSLKNGTLPRDWKEAHVTPIYKKGDKFVAANYRPISLTSIVCKTMEKIIVTELRNFISKENVIINEQHGFIPKRSTVTNLLVCLDKWTRDWDNRQPTDVIYLDYEKAFDRVPIRRLIAKLEHFGIRGQLLEWISDFLTHRIFKVRVGETL; encoded by the coding sequence ATGGATCCCAACCCTTTGATAATAATGGGTGATTTTAACTTGCCTGACCTCAAGTGGCCGTTGGATGATGTTGATACCGATAAGTACAATACACTACATGCTAACTTTCTTGATATGTTTGTAAACAGCAACCTAAACCAACTAGTGACCGAAATAACAAGGAAGCGAAATAGCGAGGAATCTTTACTTGACCTAATTATGTGCAACGAAGAAAACCTTTGTACTAAAGTACAATACTACCCTAATATAGGAAAAAGCGACCACCTAGTACTCCTAGCAACATTACAGATTGAGCTAAAATCAAACAGACGTACCTGTACGCAACAAGTAAGAAGAAACTTTTTTAAAGCTGATTTTCAGGAAATCATGAACACTATAAACACATCAGATTGCACAGACACGGTCAACATCGACGAAGCTTGGAAACAATTTAGGTCGAAATCACACACTGCTATCGAGGCCCATGTACCATTGtcaactaaaaacaaaaagataaatgtaaataaaccaTGGATAACAAAGCAAGTACTAGAACAGgtcgaaaataaattaaaactttggAAAGAGTATAAATCAAATGGCTGTGAAAAATCATATAAAGCATATAGAACTGAAAATAATAAACTGGTGACATTAGTCAGGAAATTAAGAGCGGAATTTGAAAGAGGAGTAGTGAACTGCGGTCCAAAATCGTTTTATAGTTACATTCGTAAGCAGCTATCCTCTGAGGTATCCGTGCCTCCTTCACTGAGAGATGAGAAAGGGGATATCACGAACGATCAGAAAGTTGTCGCCGAGCTTTTTGCTGATCAATTTGAGAAATCCTTTGTTCGTGAACCAGCACACATGGACATTCCGGACGTTCAGATGCCTCGTGTAGAAAATTCAATCGAATCAGTATGCTTCACGCCTGGGAACGTGGCAAAAACGTTAGCAACATTTAGCGACTCCACCTCAATGGGCCCGGATACTCTACCCtctatttttcttaaaaagTGCAGTAGCGTGCTTGTCCATGAGCTGgcttatataatgaatttatcccTCAAGAATGGAACCCTACCTCGAGACTGGAAGGAAGCACATGTCACTCCCATATACAAGAAGGGTGATAAGTTTGTTGCTGCTAACTATCGTCCGATCAGCCTCACAAGTATAGTCTGCAAAACTATGGAAAAAATTATAGTCACTGAATTGCGAAATTTCATAAGTAAAGAAAATGTAATTATCAACGAGCAGCATGGCTTCATACCGAAAAGATCCACAGTGACAAATCTTCTTGTATGTCTTGATAAGTGGACACGTGACTGGGACAATCGTCAGCCTACGGACGTCATATACTTAGACTACGAAAAGGCATTTGATCGTGTACCTATTCGAAGGCTTATTGCGAAATTGGAGCACTTTGGGATTCGTGGTCAGCTCCTTGAATGGATATCGGACTTTCTAACCCACAGGATATTTAAAGTAAGAGTAGGGGAAACTCTATAA